The sequence below is a genomic window from Aureispira sp. CCB-E.
TCGTAGAGGCAAAAAAGGTCATTTCCCAGTTGAAATGCATCTTGAGTTATTAGAGAATTTTTCTAAACTACTACCTCAAACTTGTAAAGTGACACTTTTGGGAGATGGCGAGTTTTCAAAAATAGAATTATTAAACTTTTGTAAAACCCAAGGTTGGGATGTTGTTTGCCGTACTGCTAAAAATAGGTTAATTAGATTTAAGGGTAGAGATGAGAAAATAACACTAGGTGCTTATTTATATCCTAGTGAAGGAACACAGACAAATTGGATTCCGAATGTGCTTTATACCCATAAAAAGTATGGTCCTATTCACGTTTTTTGTCATCATGATCCTAAACATAAAGACCCTTGGTATTTAGTTTCGAATATAGATTATCCACCCGAAGTAATCCGTTTATACAAAAAACGATTCAGTATAGAAACCTTATTTGGAGACTTAAAATCTAGAGGTTTTAATATTCACAAAAGTAAATTAAGAGCACCAGATAGAGTATCTAGACTTTTAATAGCAGTTTGTTTAGCCTATTTATTCACTGTTTTAGCAGGTTTAAATTCAAAAAAAGTTGACCTTAAAACCTTAAAGAAAATATGTAGACAAGATCAACCTTCCCATTTTTCTATCTTTTGCATAGGCAAAATGTTGTGGGATGCCTATTTTGAATTTCACGATTTTTATTCCGATATTTTCAAAGAGCTTCTTCTCGATTTAAAAAGTGTACGTTTCTGAAATAAAAAAAAGTTCGTGTAGGGAAATTTATCGTCACAAATGGTCTATTCGACTTTCAGAATAGGTTTTTTAGGATAATTTTTTAATTGAAAAAGGTGAAAAAAAATATAAATTGCTGATAGATAATGTTTAGTAGTCTATTGGTGCGAAGGAAGATGTTTATTCTCAAAAGATTTTAAAAATTGCTGTTCATTTAAGGTGCTTTTAACTTCAAAATGGCTAAATTCCACCATCAAAAAAAAGTAAAACACGCAATTATGAAAATAGGAATTATTAGAGAAGGAAAAGTGCCACCAGATTCTAGAGTATTGTTCACACCCAAGCAGTGTGCCACTTTACAAGAGAAATACGATCTTCAGTTTGTTGTACAACCGTCACCAGGGCGCTGTTTGCCAGATGAAGCGTATGCATCAGAGGGAATTAAAGTGCAAGAGGATGTTTCCGATTGTGACGTATTGATGGGAATTAAAGAAGTTCCTAAAGAGCAGCTGATTCCTAACAAAAAATACTTTTTCTTTTCACACACAATCAAAGCACAACCATATAATCGTGCTTTACTACAAAAAATCTTAGAGGAGAACATCACTTTGTTTGATTATGAGGTGTTAACGAACGAGAAAAAACAACGAGTGATTGCTTTTGGGCGTTTTGCAGGAATTGTTGGCGCGCACAATGGTATGATGACTTATGGCAATCGTACAGGAGCATTTGAACTAAAACAAATGCACAAATACGACGATTATGCTGCTGCAATAGCTTATTACAAAACATTGTCCTTTCCTAAAATGAAAATTGTTGTGACAGGAACTGGACGTGTTGCCAATGGTGCGGCAGAAGTATTCGACCATATGGAGATAAGAAAGGTTAGCCCTCAAGATTTTTTAGAAAAGGAGTACGATGAAGCTGTTTATACACAGTTGGATTGTGAGCATTATGCAGCTCCTAAAGAAGATAAGCCCTTTGAATTGATGGATTTTTATCAAAATCCACAAAACTATAAATCAATCTTTGAGCCTTATACCAAAGTTGCTGATTTGATGGTCAATGGTATTTATTGGGCAAATGAGGCACCCGCTTTCTTTACTAAAGCTGCTATGAAGGAGGAAGATTTTAACATCAAGGTAATTGCCGATGTTACCTGTGATATTGCGCCAGTGGCTTCTATTCCATCTACTTTATTTGCTACAACAATTGCAAAGCCTGTATTTGGATATGATCCTGAATCGGAATCAGCTGTAGAGCCTTATCAAGCACATACGATTGATATGATGACAATTGACAATCTGCCTAATGAGTTGCCAAAAGATGCTTCAAAATCATTTGGAGAACAATTTACAGCGCATGTAATAGAGGAATTATTGGGACTCAAAAACACAGGAATGTTGGAACGAGCAATGATTGCTAAAGATGGACAACTTGGACCTCACTTTCAGTATTTAACAGATTATGTTCAAGGAGCATAATTATGTGTTGGAGAGGCTCAGTAGCCTGTGCCTACTATAAGGTAGGCGGGGAAAACAACCATGCGTTTCCCCGCCTATATTACTATTAAAATCTATTAATTATCATAGGTTGCCATTACACTTAATAACCACTTAACAGCTTCTTCTTCAGATGTAAATAATTGAATGGGATTGGTTTTTCTTTTGCCTTTAGAAACAAATCGTGTTCTTAAAGTGATGAAAAGGTTACCAATAATTTTAGAAGAAAAGGATTTTGTGATTAAGGCAGTGGTGACAAACTCTTGTTCAAAGTCATTGTAATATTTAATGATGTCTTTTTTCATGTACTTATCAGGCATCCATGCTATGACACATCTAGGATCATTACCAACTATTTCTTCCATCATCGCTACGTTTTCTTTCGCCCCTTCTAGGGTAAATTCTTCAAGGTCCTTTTTTGCTTTTATTTCGATGATATTATCAGGACGGATTTTGATTGTTAATTCTTTAGTTTGATACTCCATAGTATTTGGTCTATTATGGTTGTTTAGTCGAGATTGGTCTAAAAAGTTGTTTACAATAGCGTCTTTTTTACTAGTAGCCTGTTGCTTTTGATCTTTTTATTAAAAAAGAACATACAGCACTATTATCAAATAGGAATAGCCTATTTAAATAACTTCTAAATCCAGAGTTAAAACTAACTAGAAAGTTAATAAAAGAAAAAGAAAATCGTCATTTTATTTTTTTTAATATTAACTAAAAATAAAAGTAAAATACTTTAATAATCAAAAAGTTTAATTTGATTCTGCTAAAGCAATCATTAACGTTTCCAATTTCTTTTTCATCATGTATCCAGAACAAGAATAATTATTGACAATCATACTAAAAGCCAGCTTTTTTCCTCCTTTAGTGGTCACAAAACCTGTATAGCTTCGGATTCTGTTCATAGAACCACTTTTTGCTCGTACATTATTTTCAGCAGAAGAGTTGCGGCACATATTGCGTAGAGTTCCTGTTCTACCAGCAATAGCCATTTGGTTATAAAAATCTCCAAACGTTTTTTTGTCAATGTACATTTTACGCATAATTTCAGCAAATGTTTTGGGAGAAACACCATTTCTAGCAGACAGCCCACAGCCGTCTTTCATGAAAAAGCCAGACATATCCAATCCTCTGCTTCGCCAAAAGTCAGTGACTGCCGCAATCCCATTTTCTGTGCTACCAAGACCTTTAACTTTGGCTCCAATCGCTTTTAATAAAGCTTCACAATACATATTACGACTATCTTCATTTGTGTGTTTACAAATGGCAGTCATAGAAGGAGAGAAGTGCGTATGAATTTTTCTCCTAGCGTTTTTGTCTTTTAGTAAACGTTGTGTGGTTTCTTTTTTAGACACGGGGATTCCTTCAGTAATCAAAGCGTTGCGCAAGTCATGAGCACAGAGTAGGCTGGGGTCTGGAGTTGCGCCCTTGATATCAAACAAACCACTTCCTTTGGGAATTGTCCCTCGAAGGGTCACTTCTGTTCCATAAGGAGCAGCATAAACATACGCATTGTCCCCTGTTCGGCTTCCAGCACTAGTTACTCGGTTATCAAATTTAAGTTGAGGAATATTAGGAACAGTGTGATCAACTGTTGGGGTAGCTCCATAATCCCTTGCTTGTTTGAAGTGGATGTAGTACAAATTGTCGTGATAGTTCAAGCCAGATGTTCCTGCGCCATAATGGTTGCCAATATCACCCCATTGCCAAGTGGGAATCATTACTTGGTCGTCAAAAAAACTTCCATCACCAACAATAGCACCATTGATTTTTTGGATGCCTGCTTTTTTTATGACAGCAACAAATTCTGCCATTAATGCCTCTTTGGTAGGAACTTCTTCCATAATTGGAGATGCCAAAGAAGGATCGCCAGTACCTCTAATGTACAAATTGCCGTTGAGCG
It includes:
- a CDS encoding transposase — its product is MPFLAKILENLATRKQAVFAIDGSPVGNGCVCLMISLVWRKRAIPLCWLVRRGKKGHFPVEMHLELLENFSKLLPQTCKVTLLGDGEFSKIELLNFCKTQGWDVVCRTAKNRLIRFKGRDEKITLGAYLYPSEGTQTNWIPNVLYTHKKYGPIHVFCHHDPKHKDPWYLVSNIDYPPEVIRLYKKRFSIETLFGDLKSRGFNIHKSKLRAPDRVSRLLIAVCLAYLFTVLAGLNSKKVDLKTLKKICRQDQPSHFSIFCIGKMLWDAYFEFHDFYSDIFKELLLDLKSVRF
- the dacB gene encoding D-alanyl-D-alanine carboxypeptidase/D-alanyl-D-alanine-endopeptidase, coding for MYKTLLISFLLSFPLSSYAQTKIEAALKSFENDNELKYASIGFCAIDINTNQIYAQRSPNRALIPASSMKVITTGSALAILGSDYKFKTYLEYSGSISNGTLNGNLYIRGTGDPSLASPIMEEVPTKEALMAEFVAVIKKAGIQKINGAIVGDGSFFDDQVMIPTWQWGDIGNHYGAGTSGLNYHDNLYYIHFKQARDYGATPTVDHTVPNIPQLKFDNRVTSAGSRTGDNAYVYAAPYGTEVTLRGTIPKGSGLFDIKGATPDPSLLCAHDLRNALITEGIPVSKKETTQRLLKDKNARRKIHTHFSPSMTAICKHTNEDSRNMYCEALLKAIGAKVKGLGSTENGIAAVTDFWRSRGLDMSGFFMKDGCGLSARNGVSPKTFAEIMRKMYIDKKTFGDFYNQMAIAGRTGTLRNMCRNSSAENNVRAKSGSMNRIRSYTGFVTTKGGKKLAFSMIVNNYSCSGYMMKKKLETLMIALAESN
- a CDS encoding NAD(P)-dependent oxidoreductase, coding for MKIGIIREGKVPPDSRVLFTPKQCATLQEKYDLQFVVQPSPGRCLPDEAYASEGIKVQEDVSDCDVLMGIKEVPKEQLIPNKKYFFFSHTIKAQPYNRALLQKILEENITLFDYEVLTNEKKQRVIAFGRFAGIVGAHNGMMTYGNRTGAFELKQMHKYDDYAAAIAYYKTLSFPKMKIVVTGTGRVANGAAEVFDHMEIRKVSPQDFLEKEYDEAVYTQLDCEHYAAPKEDKPFELMDFYQNPQNYKSIFEPYTKVADLMVNGIYWANEAPAFFTKAAMKEEDFNIKVIADVTCDIAPVASIPSTLFATTIAKPVFGYDPESESAVEPYQAHTIDMMTIDNLPNELPKDASKSFGEQFTAHVIEELLGLKNTGMLERAMIAKDGQLGPHFQYLTDYVQGA